A stretch of Henckelia pumila isolate YLH828 chromosome 4, ASM3356847v2, whole genome shotgun sequence DNA encodes these proteins:
- the LOC140865041 gene encoding F-box protein At4g00755-like isoform X3 yields the protein MDHKKVEITTDFLQCLETDMSVHVMSFLDDPADVVRASAISHFWRHFVITNGLAKKLCLKCFPQLSNIVGVIDAGEESIDSVEAEMSDAMKWKILERDHHAYASLHQALTKSNVSSKDCISNAISASSTDNYPDESVVNTLNPRDRFIRRASYWSSKGQSDPAASETLIYKLRDGIWVITEIDIQPFEAFFQAGKPIYSAKFVRFRVGYPKNPNEIEKDASQTSADDKFIWSYTSRRFPMTQENRLQPFKLEEPVLCIGGYLQIELLGRVQTQELDGLFYICICYVRVLGRPLFPAFDVEPVEPYRKFLLKHYPKNLIFALQSSPSNEIPTMRRYEEEMLWERIGLLENLLRGIQQGPNNPFIWDEDDDDINEGLIL from the exons ATGGATCACAAAAAAGTGGAGATTACAACCGATTTCTTGCAATGCCTTGAGACCGACATGTCCGTGCATGTCATGAGCTTCTTGGATGATCCTGCGGATGTGGTTCGTGCAAGTGCTATCTCGCACTTTTGGCGTCATTTCG TGATTACAAATGGACTTGCGAAAAAATTATGCTTGAAATGTTTCCCACAACTCTCCAATATTGTTGGTGTCATTGATGCGGGTGAAGAATCAATAGATTCGGTTGAGGCAGAGATGAGTGATGCCATGAAATGGAAGATTCTTGAACGGGATCACCATGCTTACGCTTCTCTACACCAGGCTCTCACAAAGTCAAATGTTTCTTCCAAAGATTGCATATCAAATGCTATCAGCGCATCCAGCACTGATAATTATCCTGATGAAAGTGTCGTTAATACTTTGAATCCGAGGGATAGATTTATCCGTAGAGCGTCGTACTGGTCAAGTAAAGGGCAAAGTGATCCAGCTGCTTCTGAGACATTAATATATAAACTGCGGGATGGTATTTGGGTTATTACCGAAATTGATATCCAACCTTTTGAAg CTTTTTTCCAGGCTGGAAAACCTATATACTCAGCGAAATTTGTTAGATTTCGTGTCGGTTATCCTAAAAACCCAAATGAGATTGAGAAGGATGCCTCCCAAACATCTGCTGACGACAAGTTTATATGGAGTTACACTTCTCGACGGTTTCCAATGACGCAG GAAAATCGCTTGCAACCATTTAAGCTAGAAGAGCCTGTTCTTTGTATTggtggatatttacagattgaGCTATTGGGTAGGGTTCAAACACAAGAATTGGATGGATTATTTTATATATG CATATGTTATGTAAGAGTGCTGGGTCGCCCCCTTTTTCCTGCATTCGACGTGGAGCCGGTTGAACCATACAGGAAGTTCTTATTGAAGCATTATCCCAAAAATCTTATCTTTGCTCTGCAATCCTCGCCAAGTAATGAAATCCCTACTATGCGACGATATGAAGAAGAGATGCTGTGGGAGCGAATAGGTCTACTGGAGAATTTACTACGTGGTATTCAACAAGGCCCGAACAATCCCTTCATTTgggatgaagatgatgatgatataaACGAGGGTCTTATTTTGTAA
- the LOC140865041 gene encoding F-box protein At4g00755-like isoform X2, whose amino-acid sequence MRSKLMDHKKVEITTDFLQCLETDMSVHVMSFLDDPADVVRASAISHFWRHFVITNGLAKKLCLKCFPQLSNIVGVIDAGEESIDSVEAEMSDAMKWKILERDHHAYASLHQALTKSNVSSKDCISNAISASSTDNYPDESVVNTLNPRDRFIRRASYWSSKGQSDPAASETLIYKLRDGIWVITEIDIQPFEAFFQAGKPIYSAKFVRFRVGYPKNPNEIEKDASQTSADDKFIWSYTSRRFPMTQENRLQPFKLEEPVLCIGGYLQIELLGRVQTQELDGLFYICICYVRVLGRPLFPAFDVEPVEPYRKFLLKHYPKNLIFALQSSPSNEIPTMRRYEEEMLWERIGLLENLLRGIQQGPNNPFIWDEDDDDINEGLIL is encoded by the exons ATGAGAAG tAAATTGATGGATCACAAAAAAGTGGAGATTACAACCGATTTCTTGCAATGCCTTGAGACCGACATGTCCGTGCATGTCATGAGCTTCTTGGATGATCCTGCGGATGTGGTTCGTGCAAGTGCTATCTCGCACTTTTGGCGTCATTTCG TGATTACAAATGGACTTGCGAAAAAATTATGCTTGAAATGTTTCCCACAACTCTCCAATATTGTTGGTGTCATTGATGCGGGTGAAGAATCAATAGATTCGGTTGAGGCAGAGATGAGTGATGCCATGAAATGGAAGATTCTTGAACGGGATCACCATGCTTACGCTTCTCTACACCAGGCTCTCACAAAGTCAAATGTTTCTTCCAAAGATTGCATATCAAATGCTATCAGCGCATCCAGCACTGATAATTATCCTGATGAAAGTGTCGTTAATACTTTGAATCCGAGGGATAGATTTATCCGTAGAGCGTCGTACTGGTCAAGTAAAGGGCAAAGTGATCCAGCTGCTTCTGAGACATTAATATATAAACTGCGGGATGGTATTTGGGTTATTACCGAAATTGATATCCAACCTTTTGAAg CTTTTTTCCAGGCTGGAAAACCTATATACTCAGCGAAATTTGTTAGATTTCGTGTCGGTTATCCTAAAAACCCAAATGAGATTGAGAAGGATGCCTCCCAAACATCTGCTGACGACAAGTTTATATGGAGTTACACTTCTCGACGGTTTCCAATGACGCAG GAAAATCGCTTGCAACCATTTAAGCTAGAAGAGCCTGTTCTTTGTATTggtggatatttacagattgaGCTATTGGGTAGGGTTCAAACACAAGAATTGGATGGATTATTTTATATATG CATATGTTATGTAAGAGTGCTGGGTCGCCCCCTTTTTCCTGCATTCGACGTGGAGCCGGTTGAACCATACAGGAAGTTCTTATTGAAGCATTATCCCAAAAATCTTATCTTTGCTCTGCAATCCTCGCCAAGTAATGAAATCCCTACTATGCGACGATATGAAGAAGAGATGCTGTGGGAGCGAATAGGTCTACTGGAGAATTTACTACGTGGTATTCAACAAGGCCCGAACAATCCCTTCATTTgggatgaagatgatgatgatataaACGAGGGTCTTATTTTGTAA
- the LOC140865041 gene encoding F-box protein At4g00755-like isoform X1 — MCKNLLIRDWLHMIRKLMDHKKVEITTDFLQCLETDMSVHVMSFLDDPADVVRASAISHFWRHFVITNGLAKKLCLKCFPQLSNIVGVIDAGEESIDSVEAEMSDAMKWKILERDHHAYASLHQALTKSNVSSKDCISNAISASSTDNYPDESVVNTLNPRDRFIRRASYWSSKGQSDPAASETLIYKLRDGIWVITEIDIQPFEAFFQAGKPIYSAKFVRFRVGYPKNPNEIEKDASQTSADDKFIWSYTSRRFPMTQENRLQPFKLEEPVLCIGGYLQIELLGRVQTQELDGLFYICICYVRVLGRPLFPAFDVEPVEPYRKFLLKHYPKNLIFALQSSPSNEIPTMRRYEEEMLWERIGLLENLLRGIQQGPNNPFIWDEDDDDINEGLIL, encoded by the exons ATGTGTAAGAATCTTTTAATTCGTGATTGGCTTCATATGATACG tAAATTGATGGATCACAAAAAAGTGGAGATTACAACCGATTTCTTGCAATGCCTTGAGACCGACATGTCCGTGCATGTCATGAGCTTCTTGGATGATCCTGCGGATGTGGTTCGTGCAAGTGCTATCTCGCACTTTTGGCGTCATTTCG TGATTACAAATGGACTTGCGAAAAAATTATGCTTGAAATGTTTCCCACAACTCTCCAATATTGTTGGTGTCATTGATGCGGGTGAAGAATCAATAGATTCGGTTGAGGCAGAGATGAGTGATGCCATGAAATGGAAGATTCTTGAACGGGATCACCATGCTTACGCTTCTCTACACCAGGCTCTCACAAAGTCAAATGTTTCTTCCAAAGATTGCATATCAAATGCTATCAGCGCATCCAGCACTGATAATTATCCTGATGAAAGTGTCGTTAATACTTTGAATCCGAGGGATAGATTTATCCGTAGAGCGTCGTACTGGTCAAGTAAAGGGCAAAGTGATCCAGCTGCTTCTGAGACATTAATATATAAACTGCGGGATGGTATTTGGGTTATTACCGAAATTGATATCCAACCTTTTGAAg CTTTTTTCCAGGCTGGAAAACCTATATACTCAGCGAAATTTGTTAGATTTCGTGTCGGTTATCCTAAAAACCCAAATGAGATTGAGAAGGATGCCTCCCAAACATCTGCTGACGACAAGTTTATATGGAGTTACACTTCTCGACGGTTTCCAATGACGCAG GAAAATCGCTTGCAACCATTTAAGCTAGAAGAGCCTGTTCTTTGTATTggtggatatttacagattgaGCTATTGGGTAGGGTTCAAACACAAGAATTGGATGGATTATTTTATATATG CATATGTTATGTAAGAGTGCTGGGTCGCCCCCTTTTTCCTGCATTCGACGTGGAGCCGGTTGAACCATACAGGAAGTTCTTATTGAAGCATTATCCCAAAAATCTTATCTTTGCTCTGCAATCCTCGCCAAGTAATGAAATCCCTACTATGCGACGATATGAAGAAGAGATGCTGTGGGAGCGAATAGGTCTACTGGAGAATTTACTACGTGGTATTCAACAAGGCCCGAACAATCCCTTCATTTgggatgaagatgatgatgatataaACGAGGGTCTTATTTTGTAA
- the LOC140894764 gene encoding probable methyltransferase PMT15: MAICGNLTHYLSTKTKKTNLYYMALIVVLCSVSYLFGIWKNSRGGDITSATLLPSLPCTDKSPIDTNIITLDFTAYHTAEKLVPLSPEARATHIPPCKGELSEYTPCQDAERSLKFERSMLAYRERHCPEKEELLRCRIPAPHGYKTPLRWPESRDTVWYANVPHKHLTVEKAGQNWVRFEGDRFRFPGGGTMFPRGADAYIDDIGKLINLKDGSIRTAIDTGCGVASWGAYLLSRNILPISFAPKDTHEAQVQFALERGVPAQIGILATERLPYPSRAFDIAHCSRCLIPWGQYDGLYLIEVDRILRPGGYWILSGPPVNWENHWKGWNRTRESLNEEQNGIENVARSLCWKKLVQKNDLAIWQKATNHMHCKLNRKIFRKPPFCQDQDPDKAWYTKMESCLTPLADVSDIAETSGGQLANWPERLTAVPPRILSGSVKGVTGEIFSKDTELWKKRVSHYKALDHQLAEPGRYRNLLDMNAYLGGFAAALIDDPAWVMNVVPVEADVNTLGVIYERGLIGTYQNWCEAMSTYPRTYDFIHADSIFTLYKDRCEIEDILLEMDRVLRPQGSVIIRDDVDVLVNVKSVVDGLQWDSRMTDHEGGPHVREKLLIATKLYWTAPALTDKEAKQTVS; this comes from the exons atggcgaTTTGTGGGAACCTAACACACTACCTTTCTACCAAAACCAAGAAAACAAATCTCTATTACATGGCTTTGATCGTCGTTCTTTGCTCCGTCTCCTACCTCTTCGGAATCTGGAAAAACAGCCGCGGCGGCGACATCACCTCCGCCACCCTCCTCCCATCCCTTCCATGCACGGACAAGAGCCCGATCGACACCAACATAATCACCCTCGACTTCACCGCCTACCACACGGCGGAGAAACTCGTGCCACTCTCACCGGAGGCGCGTGCCACACACATCCCTCCATGCAAAGGTGAATTGTCCGAGTACACGCCGTGCCAGGATGCCGAGAGATCGCTCAAGTTCGAGAGGTCGATGCTTGCTTACAGAGAAAGGCATTGCCCCGAGAAGGAGGAGCTGCTCAGGTGTAGAATCCCGGCGCCGCACGGGTACAAGACGCCGTTGCGGTGGCCGGAGAGCCGGGACACGGTGTGGTACGCCAACGTTCCGCACAAGCATCTTACGGTGGAGAAAGCGGGGCAGAATTGGGTCCGATTCGAGGGGGATCGGTTCAGATTCCCCGGCGGCGGGACTATGTTTCCGCGTGGCGCCGATGCTTACATAGATGACATCGGCAAGTTGATTAATCTCAAGGATGGCTCCATCAGAACGGCCATTGACACTGGCTGTGGG GTTGCTAGTTGGGGTGCTTATTTGCTCTCGAGAAACATTCTACCCATATCTTTTGCGCCAAAAGATACGCATGAAGCACAGGTCCAATTCGCCCTGGAACGCGGAGTTCCAGCTCAAATTGGAATTTTGGCCACGGAGAGGCTTCCCTATCCTTCTCGAGCTTTTGACATCGCACATTGCTCCCGATGCCTAATCCCGTGGGGCCAATACG ATGGACTATACTTGATTGAAGTGGACCGGATTTTACGTCCCGGTGGGTATTGGATCCTCTCCGGCCCGCCTGTTAATTGGGAGAATCACTGGAAGGGGTGGAATAGAACTAGAGAGAGCCTGAATGAAGAGCAAAATGGGATTGAGAATGTGGCAAGAAGCCTCTGTTGGAAGAAATTGGTGCAGAAAAATGATCTTGCTATTTGGCAGAAGGCCACTAATCATATGCATTGTAAATTGAATAGGAAAATCTTTAGAAAGCCTCCCTTTTGCCAGGATCAAGATCCAGATAAAGCTTG GTACACTAAGATGGAATCCTGTTTGACTCCCTTGGCCGACGTATCCGACATCGCAGAAACATCCGGTGGACAACTAGCTAATTGGCCGGAAAGATTAACCGCTGTCCCACCAAGAATCCTAAGCGGGAGCGTAAAGGGGGTCACGGGAGAAATTTTTAGCAAAGACACTGAACTTTGGAAGAAGAGAGTGTCTCATTACAAGGCCTTAGACCATCAGTTGGCAGAGCCAGGAAGGTACAGAAACTTGCTTGATATGAATGCATATTTAGGAGGCTTTGCAGCAGCGTTGATCGATGATCCCGCATGGGTCATGAATGTTGTCCCAGTCGAGGCTGATGTGAATACCCTCGGAGTTATCTACGAACGTGGATTGATCGGAACTTATCAGAACTG GTGTGAAGCTATGTCAACTTATCCAAGAACATATGACTTCATACATGCCGATTCAATATTCACGCTATACAAGGATAG ATGTGAAATCGAAGATATCCTGTTAGAAATGGATAGGGTGTTACGGCCACAGGGTAGCGTGATCATACGGGACGATGTCGATGTTCTGGTGAACGTTAAGAGTGTAGTAGATGGACTTCAATGGGACAGCAGAATGACTGATCATGAAGGAGGTCCTCATGTTAGGGAGAAGCTTTTGATTGCTACTAAACTATACTGGACAGCTCCTGCATTAACTGATAAAGAAGCAAAACAAACAGTTTCATAG